The Candidatus Tectomicrobia bacterium genome includes a region encoding these proteins:
- a CDS encoding M20 family metallopeptidase — translation MDAPFQDEAVSLTRELVRIPSENPTGSEARVADWLEDYLRGLGLPVERDRVAEGRENVVAEIAGEAAQPALVFLNHMDTVPAGEGWTRDPFAAECAEGRLWGRGTCDMKGGLAAALVALRGLKKKVDAGARPLRTVRCCLVVDEESPWMRGAAAAIERGRIGARDVVLACEPTRMRLVTAQKGAMWYEVLISGRSAHASVPHAGADAVLAGARTVLRLHAEAASLKASDPLLGRTTVVASVVQGGRKTNIVADRCRLEADVRFVPPLGVADARGLVERAAWAACAETPGTSAEVRALSVDRPPIFSDLGSEGGAILSRALAEAAGAPPEPAGVSYYSDAGLAAARTGSRQCFLLGPGNVEQAHGPDEFVDIEELRRAARVFGRLTERFALGGG, via the coding sequence ATGGACGCCCCCTTCCAGGACGAAGCCGTCTCCCTGACGCGCGAGCTCGTCCGGATCCCGAGCGAGAACCCGACCGGAAGCGAGGCCCGCGTGGCGGACTGGCTGGAGGACTACCTGCGGGGGCTGGGCCTCCCGGTCGAGCGGGACCGCGTGGCCGAGGGGCGCGAGAACGTGGTGGCCGAGATCGCCGGAGAGGCCGCTCAGCCGGCGCTCGTCTTCCTGAACCACATGGACACCGTGCCCGCGGGCGAGGGCTGGACGCGCGATCCCTTCGCGGCGGAATGCGCCGAGGGCAGGCTCTGGGGCCGCGGGACATGCGACATGAAGGGCGGCCTCGCCGCCGCCCTCGTGGCGCTCAGGGGGCTCAAGAAAAAAGTGGACGCGGGCGCCCGCCCCCTGCGCACCGTGCGCTGCTGCCTGGTGGTGGACGAGGAGAGCCCCTGGATGCGGGGCGCCGCCGCCGCCATCGAGCGCGGGCGCATCGGCGCGCGCGACGTGGTGCTGGCCTGCGAGCCCACGCGCATGCGGCTCGTCACCGCCCAGAAGGGCGCGATGTGGTACGAGGTCCTGATCTCGGGGCGGAGCGCCCACGCCTCGGTGCCGCACGCGGGGGCGGACGCCGTCCTCGCCGGCGCGCGGACGGTGCTGCGCCTCCACGCGGAGGCCGCCTCCCTGAAGGCGTCCGACCCGCTCCTCGGCCGGACGACGGTAGTGGCGAGCGTCGTCCAGGGGGGCCGCAAGACGAACATCGTGGCGGACCGCTGCCGCCTCGAGGCGGATGTGCGCTTCGTGCCGCCGCTGGGCGTCGCGGACGCGCGCGGGCTGGTCGAGCGCGCGGCGTGGGCCGCCTGCGCGGAGACGCCGGGGACCTCCGCCGAGGTGCGGGCCCTCTCGGTGGACCGGCCCCCCATCTTCTCCGACCTGGGGAGCGAGGGCGGCGCGATCCTCTCCCGCGCGCTGGCCGAGGCGGCAGGCGCCCCGCCCGAGCCGGCGGGCGTGAGCTACTACTCCGATGCCGGGCTGGCCGCCGCGCGGACGGGCAGCCGGCAGTGCTTCCTGCTGGGCCCGGGCAACGTGGAGCAGGCCCACGGGCCGGATGAGTTCGTCGACATCGAGGAGCTGCGCCGGGCGGCGCGGGTCTTCGGGCGCCTGACGGAGCGCTTCGCCCTCGGCGGAGGATAA
- a CDS encoding anhydro-N-acetylmuramic acid kinase has protein sequence MRESPHTLGVGLMSGTSADGVDAALVKIAAGKAELAHFHSAPYPPRLRERILRAAGEPGASTAEICSLHREIGEAFARAALELLAAAGVVFHRVGFIGSHGQTVRHLPEGGEGADGPLLPSTLQLGDAAVIAERTGLTVVADFRARDVAAGGSGAPLTPWAHRFLFERPGAPCAFLNLGGISNLTYIPPAGRPGLFGFDCGPANMAIDGYVERWTGGAERFDRGGALAARGRVDEEALAALMAHPFLHLPPPKSTGRETFGAAFLEGALARLRKRDSPPDEIATLTAFSAECVAQAVRRFLPREAPPAEIIVGGGGYQNETLLGRLRERLAPIPVRSSAERGVPPGAVEAVAFALLGWAALKGIPANVPAATGAKREVVLGHITPGDRLQAAP, from the coding sequence ATGAGGGAATCCCCGCACACCCTGGGCGTCGGCCTCATGTCGGGGACCTCGGCCGACGGCGTGGACGCCGCCCTGGTCAAGATCGCGGCGGGGAAGGCCGAGCTCGCCCACTTCCATTCCGCGCCCTACCCGCCCCGCCTGCGCGAGCGCATCCTGCGCGCGGCGGGGGAGCCGGGGGCCTCGACGGCCGAGATCTGCTCCCTCCACCGCGAGATCGGCGAGGCCTTCGCCCGGGCGGCGCTCGAGCTGCTCGCGGCGGCGGGGGTCGTCTTCCACCGCGTGGGATTCATCGGGAGCCACGGCCAGACCGTGCGCCACCTGCCCGAGGGAGGCGAAGGGGCGGACGGCCCCCTTCTCCCCTCCACCCTCCAGCTCGGGGACGCGGCCGTCATCGCCGAGCGCACGGGGCTGACCGTGGTGGCGGACTTCCGCGCCCGGGACGTGGCCGCCGGGGGCTCGGGCGCCCCGCTCACCCCCTGGGCCCACCGCTTCCTCTTCGAGCGGCCGGGCGCGCCCTGCGCCTTCCTCAACCTGGGCGGGATCTCGAACCTCACCTACATCCCGCCGGCGGGGCGGCCGGGGCTTTTCGGCTTCGATTGCGGGCCCGCCAACATGGCCATCGACGGCTACGTCGAGCGCTGGACCGGCGGGGCCGAGCGTTTCGACCGCGGGGGGGCCCTCGCCGCCCGGGGCCGGGTGGACGAGGAGGCCCTCGCCGCCCTGATGGCGCACCCCTTCCTCCACCTCCCTCCTCCCAAGAGCACGGGCCGGGAAACCTTCGGCGCCGCCTTCCTCGAGGGCGCGCTCGCCCGGCTCCGCAAGCGCGATTCCCCGCCGGACGAGATCGCCACCCTCACCGCCTTCTCGGCGGAGTGCGTGGCGCAGGCGGTCCGCCGGTTTTTGCCGAGGGAGGCTCCCCCCGCGGAGATAATCGTGGGCGGGGGCGGATATCAAAATGAGACGCTCCTGGGCCGCCTGCGCGAGCGCCTGGCGCCCATCCCGGTTCGATCGAGCGCGGAGCGGGGGGTGCCGCCCGGGGCGGTCGAGGCCGTGGCGTTCGCGCTCCTGGGCTGGGCGGCGCTGAAGGGGATTCCGGCCAACGTCCCGGCGGCGACAGGGGCGAAGCGCGAGGTCGTGCTGGGGCACATCACGCCGGGGGACCGGCTCCAGGCCGCTCCCTGA
- a CDS encoding tetratricopeptide repeat protein gives MMGLYGTLGLVGLLAGACLAALWLYHRRAGRRGSFPADAWEPYLQKGGQPTPWGTGVPEEVERVAGGDEAPQEPERQYVASSRASDGSIPSRMKALEAIPISAGEERRREEQKRQMEAASVPKPLRPPDEAEGGEEALDLISSAPAGPPRAPGPPPAPPASISPGPREAPASHGGASSGNGGRRPWWENLPAPKEAPFRLTVAQLMGLAVTDAAAPSSPAAPADPAALPWRPHISVSPEERPPLVSEALAPAPPARDEEPAREEGEEGDFLGLGAGEAPAYSGFDEAAAALPGEPASAAPGPPREPESAPPGAGEAAPEEVSLFDEEAAASEAPAPDLFLKEEETAPFPAEEEEEPDAPPAASRAVPPAAPIGDAPVFAEEPGETAGEGSAAGGEGAAGEEALFLMDEEAIEEAPAAPREAGEARRAPEEADLPALPSEEEEPDVIEEARAPGEEEGAILLEELEEEPPAAAAPAPSAPAETETGERPPDLPSEEEGGADVFAVLRSERGLPEEDVSEEPIGNALLYEENEALENISKQGEVAPSPGRPGEPPAPPPPPLPEAPALPAAESPSAMPDEDDLPREEEEAPVPAASPADLVRKLAADHCPGDLLFAEEGEVRLPAWAQGVTQAALTDLQERQAGKAAVQPEEYIRLGIVEHLLGRHDEASSHFKEALRRARRLGPVLNALAVATFARGKVDPAISYCKEAVREAGGDASLRAAAFRNLGYFYQVKGDHARAAEATASAIEALGTKGDPAQLSRLHLRAGQLLRRLGDAGRAREHLAESASHFRKSGEHAEWARALVALASVQTQLGDADAALKNLEEASRACREMGDAAGEALVLGQMGGTYTALDQFTRALSYYEKAVAIHRELGNRKGEAAHLSNIGNIHYFRGDLEEAEEAYERALRINREEDHLVGQATSLGNLGRLHLEQGALDKARLRLTEARDLFKEAGSEEQLEKVRAMLEEVDRAQGL, from the coding sequence ATGATGGGCCTCTACGGCACGCTGGGCCTGGTGGGCCTCCTCGCGGGGGCCTGCCTCGCCGCGCTTTGGCTCTACCACCGGCGCGCCGGGCGCCGGGGGAGCTTCCCCGCCGACGCCTGGGAGCCCTATCTCCAGAAGGGGGGACAGCCCACCCCCTGGGGGACCGGGGTGCCCGAGGAGGTGGAGAGGGTCGCCGGCGGAGACGAGGCGCCCCAGGAGCCGGAGAGGCAGTACGTCGCCTCCTCCCGCGCCTCGGACGGCAGCATCCCCTCCCGCATGAAGGCGCTCGAGGCCATCCCCATCAGCGCCGGCGAGGAGCGGCGGCGGGAGGAGCAGAAGCGCCAGATGGAGGCCGCCAGCGTGCCCAAGCCGCTGCGGCCCCCGGATGAGGCGGAGGGCGGCGAGGAGGCTCTCGACCTCATTTCCTCCGCCCCCGCCGGGCCGCCGCGCGCCCCTGGTCCTCCGCCCGCCCCGCCGGCTTCCATCTCTCCCGGTCCCCGGGAAGCCCCCGCGTCTCACGGCGGCGCCTCGTCCGGCAACGGGGGGCGCAGGCCCTGGTGGGAAAATCTTCCCGCCCCGAAGGAGGCGCCCTTCCGGCTCACCGTCGCCCAGCTCATGGGCCTCGCGGTGACGGACGCCGCCGCGCCCTCCTCCCCGGCCGCCCCCGCCGATCCGGCCGCCCTGCCCTGGCGGCCCCACATCTCCGTCTCGCCGGAGGAGCGCCCCCCCCTGGTCTCGGAGGCCCTGGCGCCCGCCCCGCCGGCCCGGGACGAGGAACCGGCCCGGGAAGAGGGGGAGGAAGGCGACTTCCTCGGCCTCGGCGCCGGGGAAGCCCCCGCGTACTCCGGTTTCGACGAGGCGGCGGCCGCGCTGCCCGGGGAGCCCGCCTCCGCCGCCCCCGGGCCGCCGCGAGAGCCCGAGAGCGCTCCGCCCGGGGCTGGCGAGGCGGCGCCCGAGGAAGTCTCCCTGTTCGACGAGGAAGCGGCCGCGTCGGAGGCGCCTGCCCCGGACCTGTTCCTGAAGGAGGAGGAGACGGCGCCCTTCCCCGCCGAGGAGGAGGAGGAACCGGACGCCCCTCCGGCCGCTTCCCGCGCCGTCCCGCCCGCCGCTCCCATCGGGGACGCTCCGGTGTTCGCGGAGGAGCCTGGTGAAACAGCGGGCGAGGGGAGCGCCGCGGGCGGAGAGGGCGCCGCCGGGGAAGAGGCGCTCTTCCTGATGGACGAGGAGGCGATCGAGGAGGCGCCCGCCGCTCCCCGGGAGGCCGGCGAGGCGCGCCGCGCGCCGGAGGAGGCGGATTTGCCCGCCCTTCCCTCCGAGGAGGAGGAGCCGGACGTCATCGAGGAGGCCCGCGCGCCCGGGGAGGAAGAAGGGGCCATCCTCCTCGAGGAGCTGGAGGAGGAGCCTCCCGCCGCCGCCGCGCCGGCCCCCTCCGCCCCGGCTGAAACCGAAACGGGGGAGCGGCCGCCCGATCTACCCTCCGAGGAAGAGGGCGGCGCCGATGTCTTCGCCGTCCTGCGGAGCGAGCGGGGCCTGCCCGAGGAGGACGTGTCCGAGGAGCCCATCGGCAACGCGCTCCTCTACGAGGAGAACGAGGCGCTCGAGAACATCTCCAAGCAGGGAGAGGTCGCGCCCTCCCCCGGCCGCCCCGGGGAACCTCCCGCTCCTCCCCCTCCCCCCCTTCCCGAGGCGCCCGCCCTCCCGGCGGCGGAGTCTCCTTCCGCGATGCCGGACGAAGACGATCTCCCGCGGGAGGAAGAAGAAGCGCCCGTCCCGGCCGCCTCCCCGGCCGACCTCGTGCGCAAGCTCGCCGCCGACCATTGCCCGGGCGACCTGCTGTTCGCGGAAGAGGGGGAGGTCCGCCTCCCCGCCTGGGCGCAGGGGGTGACCCAGGCGGCGCTCACCGACCTTCAGGAGCGCCAGGCGGGCAAGGCGGCGGTCCAGCCCGAGGAGTACATCCGGCTGGGGATCGTGGAGCACCTGCTGGGGCGCCACGACGAGGCTTCGAGCCACTTCAAGGAGGCGCTCCGCCGGGCGCGGCGGCTGGGCCCCGTGCTGAACGCCCTGGCCGTGGCCACCTTCGCGCGGGGAAAGGTGGATCCCGCCATCTCCTACTGCAAGGAGGCCGTCCGCGAGGCGGGGGGCGACGCCTCGCTCCGCGCCGCCGCCTTCCGCAACCTGGGGTACTTCTACCAGGTGAAGGGCGACCACGCCCGGGCGGCCGAGGCCACGGCCTCGGCCATCGAGGCGCTGGGGACGAAGGGGGACCCGGCCCAGCTCTCCCGCCTCCACCTGCGGGCGGGCCAGCTCCTGAGGCGGCTGGGGGACGCCGGGCGCGCCCGGGAGCACCTGGCGGAGTCGGCCTCCCACTTCCGGAAGTCGGGCGAGCACGCCGAGTGGGCGCGCGCCCTCGTCGCCCTCGCCTCGGTCCAGACCCAGCTCGGGGACGCCGACGCGGCCCTCAAGAACCTCGAGGAAGCCTCGCGCGCCTGCCGCGAGATGGGCGACGCGGCGGGCGAGGCTCTCGTGCTGGGGCAGATGGGGGGCACCTACACCGCGCTCGATCAGTTCACCCGCGCCCTGAGCTACTACGAAAAGGCGGTCGCCATCCACCGGGAGCTCGGCAACCGCAAGGGCGAGGCCGCGCACCTGAGCAACATCGGGAACATCCACTACTTCCGGGGGGACCTCGAGGAGGCCGAGGAGGCCTACGAGCGGGCGCTCCGGATCAACCGCGAGGAGGATCACCTCGTCGGCCAGGCCACGAGCCTCGGCAACCTGGGGCGGCTCCACCTCGAGCAGGGCGCCCTCGACAAGGCGCGCCTGCGCCTAACCGAGGCGCGCGACCTGTTCAAGGAAGCCGGCTCGGAGGAGCAGCTCGAGAAGGTGCGGGCCATGCTGGAGGAGGTGGACCGGGCGCAGGGGCTGTAG
- a CDS encoding transglycosylase SLT domain-containing protein — protein sequence MRRPALLLAGLLLAAGPALAAPSKPAPPKLSAAPASPPHVVPMPEGVRSAAEREDLPALLRALESIPDGPDGRRAFLEGYAHLQAGRPEEAIPRLRRALERAPDLKSHALYFLALAAEKRKDDEAARSALEELLKADPSHPHAPQAHETLARLALRRAAPREAAKWLWGLLRLYPNHERADAHLALLAQALEEAGDPREAALAWRRLWLDLPESPLSAQAIGRAEGLALLAKPPLPPLQAPDHYLRARRLQRLHRHREALEAYRELDRRFPGSPYAGQVRHRMAIALYSLRRTAEARIALEEAVRSAPPASPARAEARYHLMRNHLRADDKLAFEEDAKLLLQESPNSPWAARGLNLLAHVHGDDGERDLAAKYFEQLIRQYPASPLAPKALWQLSWVRFEERDDAAALKGFQELVRRYPDHPLVPSALHWSGAASERSGERDRAVPHYRDCVRQGRHQYYGHLCLEALGRLAREGLTGAASPPPPGEAGFREWNAPPAGPLEPGALSHWRAAELLASMGLHHLAGEEYERLGPSPYFRYRAAMAFSRRGFHERAAPILQGQFRGAIRTGGADLPPEFWRAIFPLRAGPGQVDGVDPLLVNAIIKAESSFDPRAFSPAGAMGLMQLMPGTGRSLARRVKLSLASDSQLFDPELNVRLGSLYLAGLVKEFGGELVPAIASYNAGRNVVRRWWQKRGDEPMAVFIERIPYQETREYVKRVLGYYREYRRVYGVGRASGSPS from the coding sequence ATGAGGCGCCCCGCCCTCCTCCTCGCGGGGCTGCTCCTGGCCGCCGGCCCGGCGCTCGCCGCCCCTTCCAAGCCCGCCCCGCCCAAGCTCTCCGCCGCGCCCGCCTCCCCGCCTCACGTCGTGCCCATGCCGGAGGGGGTACGTTCGGCGGCGGAGCGCGAGGACCTCCCCGCGCTGCTGCGGGCGCTGGAGTCCATCCCGGACGGCCCGGACGGCCGCCGCGCCTTCCTCGAGGGCTACGCCCATCTCCAGGCGGGGCGGCCGGAGGAGGCCATCCCCCGGCTGCGCCGGGCGCTCGAGCGGGCCCCCGACCTCAAGAGCCACGCCCTCTACTTCCTGGCCCTCGCGGCGGAGAAGCGCAAGGACGATGAGGCCGCCCGCAGTGCCCTCGAGGAGCTCCTGAAGGCCGACCCCAGCCACCCGCACGCGCCCCAGGCGCACGAAACCCTCGCCCGCCTCGCCCTCCGGCGCGCGGCGCCCCGCGAGGCGGCGAAATGGCTGTGGGGCCTCCTCCGCCTCTACCCGAACCACGAGCGGGCGGACGCCCATCTCGCGCTCCTCGCCCAGGCCCTGGAGGAGGCGGGCGACCCGCGCGAGGCGGCGCTCGCCTGGCGGCGGCTTTGGCTGGACCTCCCCGAGAGCCCGCTCTCGGCCCAGGCGATCGGGCGCGCGGAGGGCCTGGCCCTCCTGGCCAAGCCGCCGCTCCCCCCCCTTCAGGCCCCGGACCACTACCTGCGCGCCCGCCGCCTCCAGCGGCTCCACCGCCACCGCGAGGCCCTCGAGGCCTACCGCGAGCTGGACCGCCGGTTCCCGGGTTCCCCCTACGCGGGACAGGTCCGGCACCGCATGGCCATCGCGCTCTACTCCCTCCGGCGCACCGCGGAGGCCCGCATCGCGCTCGAGGAGGCGGTGCGCAGCGCGCCCCCGGCCTCGCCCGCCCGGGCCGAGGCCCGCTACCACCTCATGCGCAATCACCTTCGGGCTGACGACAAACTCGCCTTCGAGGAGGACGCCAAGCTTCTCCTCCAGGAGAGCCCGAACTCCCCCTGGGCGGCCCGGGGGCTGAACCTCCTCGCCCACGTGCACGGCGACGACGGCGAGCGCGACCTCGCGGCGAAGTACTTCGAGCAGCTCATCCGCCAGTACCCCGCCTCGCCGCTCGCGCCCAAGGCGCTGTGGCAGCTCTCCTGGGTGCGGTTCGAGGAGCGCGACGACGCGGCGGCCCTCAAGGGCTTCCAGGAGCTGGTCCGCCGCTACCCGGACCACCCGCTCGTCCCCTCGGCGCTCCACTGGTCGGGCGCGGCGTCGGAGCGCTCGGGCGAGCGCGACCGGGCGGTTCCCCACTACCGCGACTGCGTGCGCCAGGGCCGCCACCAATACTACGGGCACCTCTGCCTGGAGGCTCTCGGGCGCCTGGCGCGCGAGGGGCTGACGGGCGCGGCCTCGCCGCCCCCGCCGGGCGAGGCGGGCTTCCGGGAGTGGAACGCCCCACCCGCCGGGCCCCTGGAGCCCGGGGCGCTCTCCCACTGGCGCGCGGCGGAGCTGCTCGCCTCGATGGGCCTCCATCACCTGGCGGGGGAGGAATACGAGCGGCTGGGCCCCTCGCCCTACTTCCGCTACCGGGCGGCGATGGCCTTCTCGCGCCGGGGGTTCCACGAGCGCGCGGCGCCGATCCTCCAGGGGCAGTTCCGCGGCGCCATCCGGACGGGGGGAGCGGACCTGCCGCCCGAGTTCTGGCGGGCGATCTTCCCCCTGCGGGCCGGGCCGGGGCAGGTGGACGGCGTCGACCCGCTCCTGGTCAACGCCATCATCAAGGCCGAGAGCTCCTTCGACCCCAGGGCCTTCTCCCCCGCCGGGGCGATGGGCCTCATGCAGCTCATGCCCGGGACGGGCCGCAGCCTCGCCCGGCGGGTCAAGCTCAGCCTCGCGTCGGACAGCCAGCTCTTCGACCCGGAGCTGAACGTGCGGCTGGGCTCCCTCTACCTCGCGGGGCTCGTCAAGGAGTTCGGCGGGGAGCTCGTCCCCGCGATCGCGAGCTACAACGCGGGCCGCAACGTGGTGAGGCGCTGGTGGCAGAAGCGGGGGGACGAGCCGATGGCCGTCTTCATCGAGCGCATCCCCTACCAGGAGACGCGCGAGTACGTGAAGCGGGTCCTCGGCTACTACCGCGAGTATCGCCGCGTCTACGGCGTCGGCCGCGCCTCCGGCTCCCCCTCATGA
- a CDS encoding cyclic nucleotide-binding domain-containing protein, giving the protein MPDEPGQQPAFQKLTFKKEAVPPQLQALIRKLQKTYLFFSDMLEDEVGQFLKLCKRETFEDGKKVFSQGELGNTFYLVVSGEVRIMVENTEVARLGPGQVFGEMAILEEAPRNATALALGNTLLFSISRSVLATRAPVLGFKVVVGMARQLSVKLREANELIRKQEK; this is encoded by the coding sequence ATGCCCGACGAACCCGGCCAGCAGCCCGCCTTCCAGAAGCTCACGTTCAAGAAGGAGGCCGTCCCACCCCAGCTCCAGGCCCTCATCCGCAAGCTGCAGAAGACCTACCTCTTCTTCTCGGACATGCTCGAGGACGAGGTGGGCCAGTTCCTCAAGCTGTGCAAGCGGGAGACCTTCGAGGACGGCAAGAAAGTCTTCTCCCAGGGCGAGCTCGGCAACACCTTCTACCTTGTGGTGTCGGGAGAGGTGCGCATCATGGTGGAGAACACGGAAGTCGCCCGGCTAGGGCCGGGGCAGGTGTTCGGCGAGATGGCCATCCTGGAGGAAGCCCCCCGCAACGCGACCGCGCTGGCGCTGGGGAACACCCTCCTCTTCTCCATCTCCCGCAGCGTGCTGGCCACCCGGGCCCCGGTGCTGGGCTTCAAGGTGGTGGTCGGCATGGCGCGCCAGCTCTCCGTGAAACTCCGCGAGGCGAACGAGCTCATCCGCAAGCAGGAAAAATAG
- a CDS encoding cyclic nucleotide-binding domain-containing protein, translating to MQAPKPAQPEPRPPNPALDAAPIMREGGPNMEGLLAKLRGSYSFFSGMSPQELVWFLRLCSRRSYEPGDVIFQEGEMGDCFYLIIFGEVAISRGGAPIATLDDGNCFGEMAVLESTPRNATATAAKKTLVFCVEREILTNVFPSLGFKVAASLARDLSQKLREADDRLKGKREG from the coding sequence ATGCAGGCGCCCAAGCCGGCCCAGCCGGAGCCCCGCCCCCCGAACCCCGCCCTGGACGCCGCGCCGATCATGCGCGAGGGCGGGCCGAACATGGAAGGCCTGCTCGCGAAGCTCCGGGGCTCCTACTCCTTCTTCTCCGGCATGAGCCCGCAGGAGCTCGTGTGGTTCCTCCGGCTGTGCAGCCGGCGCTCCTACGAGCCGGGCGACGTGATCTTCCAGGAGGGGGAGATGGGCGACTGCTTCTACCTCATCATCTTCGGGGAGGTCGCCATCAGCCGGGGAGGCGCCCCCATCGCCACACTCGACGACGGGAACTGCTTCGGAGAGATGGCGGTGCTGGAGAGCACCCCGAGGAACGCCACCGCCACGGCCGCGAAGAAGACTCTCGTCTTCTGCGTGGAGCGCGAGATATTGACGAACGTCTTCCCCTCGCTCGGCTTCAAGGTGGCGGCGAGCCTCGCGAGGGACCTCTCCCAGAAGCTGCGGGAGGCCGACGATCGCCTGAAGGGCAAGCGGGAGGGGTGA
- a CDS encoding D-aminoacylase, whose protein sequence is MHDLLFRGALLYDGEGGEPYPGDLAVSGDAIAAAGPRVEGPARRTIDARDMALSPGFVDIHGHSDYYLLINPTAEAKVRQGVTTDVGGNCGYSAAPIGGPEARERAGSYREQYGLELPFDTLDGHLRRMEETGISVNYAPLVGHNTVRASVMGGSARPATAGELARMEAMVAQGMAEGAFGLSTGLIYAPACFADRGELTALCRVAGARGGLLATHMRSEGGGLLEAIEEVIGAARDAGLPLQISHLKTAGEKNWGKLDAAFSLIEEARARGQDVTSDRYPYTASNTHLSALLPDWAHDGSLEERLARLRSPESRARIRAEILAAHPEPEYWERVLISRAFTGKNAGCEGLTLAGLGLRRGLDPCEAMMDLLAEDRLQVEILIFMMSGENMRRILRKPYVMVGSDAGALTHEPPLGAGRPHPRNFGTFPAVLGNLARDEGLLPLAEAVRKMTSAPARRLGIRDRGVLRAGFKADLVLFDPARVRDRTTYETPMAYPEGIEMVLVNGVPVVEGGAHTGARPGRGLRKPASNGGRTP, encoded by the coding sequence ATGCATGACCTCTTGTTCCGCGGCGCCCTGCTCTACGACGGGGAGGGCGGAGAGCCCTATCCGGGCGATCTGGCCGTCTCCGGGGACGCCATCGCGGCGGCGGGCCCCCGGGTGGAGGGCCCGGCCCGCCGGACCATCGACGCGCGGGACATGGCGCTCTCGCCCGGCTTCGTCGACATCCACGGCCACTCCGATTATTACCTCCTGATCAACCCCACGGCCGAGGCCAAGGTGCGCCAGGGGGTGACGACCGACGTCGGGGGCAACTGCGGCTACTCCGCCGCCCCCATCGGGGGCCCCGAGGCCCGGGAGCGCGCCGGGAGCTACCGCGAGCAGTACGGCCTGGAGCTCCCCTTCGACACCCTGGATGGCCACCTCCGCCGGATGGAAGAAACCGGCATTTCGGTGAACTACGCCCCCCTCGTGGGCCACAACACCGTGCGCGCGAGCGTGATGGGCGGGAGCGCCCGGCCCGCCACCGCCGGGGAGCTCGCCCGGATGGAGGCCATGGTCGCCCAGGGGATGGCCGAGGGCGCCTTCGGCCTCTCGACCGGGCTCATCTACGCCCCGGCCTGCTTCGCGGACCGGGGGGAGCTGACCGCGCTCTGCCGCGTGGCGGGCGCGCGCGGGGGCCTCCTCGCCACCCACATGCGCAGCGAGGGCGGGGGGCTGCTCGAGGCGATCGAGGAGGTCATCGGCGCGGCGCGCGACGCGGGCCTCCCCCTCCAGATCAGCCACCTCAAGACTGCGGGGGAGAAGAACTGGGGCAAGCTCGACGCCGCCTTCTCCCTCATCGAGGAGGCGCGGGCGCGCGGGCAGGACGTGACCAGCGACCGCTATCCCTACACCGCCTCGAACACCCACCTGAGCGCCTTGCTGCCCGACTGGGCGCACGACGGGAGCCTGGAGGAGAGGCTGGCCCGCCTCCGCTCGCCCGAGAGCCGGGCCCGCATCCGCGCGGAGATCCTCGCCGCCCACCCCGAGCCCGAGTACTGGGAACGCGTCCTCATCAGCCGCGCGTTCACCGGGAAGAACGCCGGCTGCGAGGGCCTGACCCTCGCCGGGCTGGGCCTCCGGCGCGGCCTCGACCCCTGCGAGGCGATGATGGACCTCCTCGCCGAGGACCGGCTCCAGGTGGAGATCCTCATCTTCATGATGAGCGGCGAGAACATGCGCCGCATCCTGAGGAAGCCCTACGTCATGGTGGGCTCGGACGCCGGGGCGCTCACCCACGAGCCGCCGCTCGGCGCGGGCCGCCCCCATCCCCGGAACTTCGGCACCTTCCCCGCCGTGCTCGGGAACCTCGCTCGCGACGAGGGCCTGCTCCCGCTCGCCGAGGCCGTCCGCAAGATGACCTCCGCGCCCGCGCGGCGGCTGGGCATCCGGGACCGGGGCGTCCTGCGGGCGGGCTTCAAGGCCGACCTCGTGCTCTTCGACCCCGCGCGGGTGCGCGACCGCACCACCTACGAAACGCCCATGGCCTATCCCGAGGGAATCGAGATGGTCCTCGTGAACGGCGTCCCCGTCGTGGAGGGCGGAGCCCATACCGGGGCCCGGCCCGGGCGCGGGCTGCGCAAGCCCGCTTCGAACGGCGGCCGGACGCCATGA